The following nucleotide sequence is from Drosophila kikkawai strain 14028-0561.14 chromosome 2L, DkikHiC1v2, whole genome shotgun sequence.
TTATATAGAAATCTCTATTTAAACCTTCGAATATCTTCCACAGAGTCGGATCACTATTACCACTGCGGAGTTTGATGACAAGTTTAAGAACAGCACCCATCACCTGGGCAGGAGCACCCTGACCGTGACGAATGCCCAGCCAACGGACACTGGTCTCTACAAGTGCGTCGTCACCGAgaccaccaacaacaagcccCAGATTGTTTCCTACAAGATCAGAGTCTTGGGTAAGTCTTAGGCTAGTCTGCTTAGTTTCTACATCCTCTTATCCTTGATCTTTGCAGCCCCCAATGAAACCTACCTGAATGTCAATGAGCCCTCGAACCACTACGATGTCCGGGAGTTTGCCAACAAGACCATCCAGATGACGGCCACATTTGAGGGCTTCCCCGAGCCCACCTTCAGCTGGCTGAAGCCGGACGGCACCGAGGTCTGGCAGACGGAGCATAACTTCAAGATTATCTCCACTGAGCGCAGCACTACGCTGCAGGTGCTCAATGCCCAGCTGGAGGACAGTGGCACCTACATCCTACGCGGCACAAACACTATTCAGACTGTGGAAAGGCCCTATAATGTCAGTGTTATTGATGGCCCTGCGCTTAGCATGTCGGATGTCTATGTCCAAGTGGGCAAGGTGGCCCGGCTGGAGTGCACAGTGCGTGCTTATCCGCCGGCCATTGTTACCTTCTTCTTCCGGCCCTGCACCTTGGAGCCACGATGGCCCACCTGCTCGGTGCTTAACCAGAATTTTAGTGTAAGTTTGGGAAGGATATTTTGTGGTCTAgattttttgaatattatttttaagaacatttattatctttattattattacacaTCTTTCATCCATAATTTTATGTATTCCtcataagtttattattaagtgttaaacaaataattaagttTATGTTTAAACATTTGTCTATCGTCTCCTCAAACATCTTTCATTGGCTATTTCTGTGTCGTCTGCTGCAGTCACCCAAAATCCAGGAGGAATATCAGGTACAATCTTTGTTCGTAACTTCCAAAATGAACTCCCCATCTAATCCACTCTATGTACCCCCCACAGTTCCAAACCAAACCCAGACCAGGAAAGCTAAGCATAGAGCGCATCGTGGAGGTGTCCTTCAGGCCCACCGAACCAGGCATCCTGACCTGCATTGCCGAGAATCTGGTGGACGGCAAAGCGCGGCGATCGCAGACCAAGGCACATGTCCTACTAGGCGACATTGCCGAGAATATGACCATTTATGGCCTGGATGAGCAGCGGAAGATTGCCAAGGGTGACGAGGAGAACTTCACCTGCGAGGCTCTGGCTTATCACTTCGACGACAAACTGAGGTGGCTTCACGATGGCGTGGAGCTGGAGGCAGATGAGCGTAAGATTTTCACTACAAGGTATTCCAATGTTtacgaaatttaatttatttttacctttCCAGGTGTCACGATTGAAACCAGCAAAACGGAGTACTCCTACAAGAGTACCGTGCATTTCAGTTCCATAACGGACGAGGATCGTGGCACATACGAGTGTCGTGCCTACCACATCATGAATTCCGGGGACTACGGCAGCCGGGAAATCAACGTCTTCGTCCACGATCCCCGGGCGCCGCAGTGGAAGTACACCAACCTGAATACCCATTCGAAAATGGAGCGAAACCTGAGCCAATCCTTGGAGCTGGTGTGCCGCTCTGAGGCGGTTCCATTGGCCACCGTTCGGTGGTTCAAGGATGGCCGGGAGCTGGTGGAGACGAATCTCTTGCATTTCCCTGAGGGCGACACCAAGCTGCTGATCACTCATCTGTATCCCGGGGATGAGGGTGTCTACCGGTGTCTAGTGGAGAATCGATTGGGCAGCATTGAGAACTCCATCACAGTGGTTCTTTCCAGTGAGTTTCTCTTCTTTTTAACTtcttatagatttttataagTTCTTTGTGATCTCCAGACCTTCCCGGCATAAGCAAGGGCTGGATTTGGTTCGGTGTCATGCTGTTCCTTCTCCTGATCAGCCTGTGCGCCTTCCTGGCCGTTCGCTACCACAAGGAGCACAAACGACATCTGGCCTTGAAGGCCGCTGGGCTGGCCAACTTCGAGGAGGGAGCCGTAGGACACATTAATCCCGATCTCACTCTGGATGAACAGGCGGAGCTGCTGCCCTATAACCGGGAGTTTGAGTTCCCGCGCGACAACCTGAAGCTGGGCAAGCAGTTGGGAGCCGGAGCCTTTGGCGTGGTACTCAAGGGCGAGGCCAAGGGTATACGAAAGGAGGAGCCCGTCACCACGGTGGCCGTTAAGATGGTCAAGCGGACGGCGGACAATGAGGTGGTGCGGGCTTTGGTGTCCGAGTTGAAGATTATGGTCCATCTGGGTCAGCACTTGAATGTGGTGAATCTGCTGGGAGCTGTTACCAAAAATATAGCAAAGCGTGagtataaactaaaaaattatggattttttaaacaatttcattagattaacacattttttttggattataaagataaatatatctctctagattttaaattatttaaaatttagtctGAAAGTATCTCTACGTTTtcccactttatttttattaagattTTATGCCTCTTTAgaaaatcattaaatttatatttaaacccTCTTTCCCAAAGGTGAACTCATGGTCATTGTGGAGTACTGTCGCTTTGGCAATATCCAGAACTTCCTGCTGAGGAATAGAAAGTGTTTTATTAATCAGATCAGCCCGGATACCGATCACATTGATCCCAACATCATGACGCAACGCTTCTCTGAGAACTTTGACCTGCACCGGTAAGTGATTGCCACTTTACACTCTCCTCTCTTAACCCAGTGTTTACTAACCCCAAGTTTAACTTATCTTAACTGCTAACTAACGCTAATCTTGTTCCGTTTCTGGTTTTGGTAATCCTTACTAACCCTCGACTAACCAACAAACTACACTCGACACGATCTAATCAACAAATCTTaccacaacacacacaaaaaacaaacactcTGAATGTATCTGTATGCGCACCTGTATTGCCTGTGCATCTCTCACCACCTGTGCCTGTGATCTCCCGCTCCTGGTTGTGGTCTCCTCCTTGTGTGTCTCCTCCTCCTGTTTGTCTGTGTGGGCGCCGCGACTAAACCCCAATTAACAGCGATGCTAACGGTGGTGGCTTGAAGTATGCTAATGTCGGGTTCCCGCTCCACTCGTACATGAACCAACTGAACTCCTCGTACAACAATAACACCCAACCGCCGCCTAATCATCGCAGAAACTCCGACAATGATCCCCGATCGGGCACCCGTGCCGGACGACCAGGATCCGGGTCTGCCACCTATAGCTACGACCGACAGATGGACACCTGTAACACCGTGATGACCACTGTCCCAGAGGGTGAGTTTCAGCTAAAGATTGAAGGTGTTCTCAAGATGACCTGTGTCctaattaaattgattatCCACAGATGACCAAATCATGTCCAATAATTCGGTTCAACCCGCCTGGCGTTCCAACTACAAGACAGACTCCACGGAGGCCATGTCGGTGACCACGGTTGACCTGGTTAGCTGGGCCTTCCAAGTGGCTAGGGGTATGGATTATTTGTCCTCCAAGAAGGTATTGCATGGCGATCTGGCGGCCAGAAATATACTCCTGTGCGAGGATAATGTCGTCAAGATTTGTGACTTTGGTCTGGCGCGTTCCATGTATCGTGGGGATAACTACAAGAAGTCGGGTAAGCCACTGAttaatttgttgttaatttttttaaatgttaaatatttaattgaattttaggactgattcttaattaaaataaatttaatttaatttaattttattcaattttagaGAGCGGCAAACTTCCCATTAAGTGGCTGGCGCTGGAGTCCCTCAGCGATCATGTCTTCAGCACATACAGCGATGTCTGGTCCTTCGGCATTGTCCTGTGGGAGATGTTCTCGCTGGCCAAGGTCCCCTACCCGGGCATAGATCCCAATCAGGAGCTGTTCAACAAGCTAAACGATGGCTACCGCATGGAGAAGCCGCCCTATGCCAATCAGGAGCTCTACGACATTATGCTGGAGTGCTGGAGGAAGAAGTAAGTGCTTGTCTGggtctctaaaaatattaattattaattacataaaatatttaatacttcTCGCAGTCCCGAAAGCCGACCCTTGTTCAATGAGCTGGAGAAGCGTTTTGCCACCATGCTGGGCGAGGATGTGGCCAATGTAAGTTTTCCTTCTCTGAATTTATTTCCAAGATTCCTAACTAAGAATTACCTTTGCTCCTTAGCACTACTTGGACCTGAATAATCCCTACCTGCAAAGCAACATGGAGTACATGAAGAACCAGCAGACAGACTACCTGGCCCTGATGGGCTCCCCCGATGAGCTGGCGCCCTCGGCTCCACGCTACGTCAACGGACACATTGTACCCGATATACGTGAGTATAAAGCATACAGATATAACCCATTGCTGGCCATGGATCAGGCTACTAACTAAGCACACACTCACCCCCCACACATGCATCCCTCTGCACCATggcacaccacacacacgaCTAACACAGGCATCGAGGAGCTGCCGGATGACTACATGGCCATGAGTCCCGACTCCGATGCACCACCGCCACCGGCCACAGCCATCTTCTCACCCACGCGCCTCGAAGGGGAGGCGGCCAGCGATTTTGCGGACTTCTCTAGCGACACAACCACTTTCAATTTCCCACCAGGAGCCCGCCACTCGCCGACGCTGAGCAACAACATGGACATAAGTGGGGCCAGCAAGCCCCTACGCAACAAGAAAAACGGTCTGCCCACGGTGGATGCGGCGGATCAGGCTCCCGAGGAGATACCCATGCTGCATCGCCGCTCGGCGGGTTCGGATGAGGACGAGGAGGGCGAACGCCGGAGTCCCGAGCAGGCGAGGCGTTTCAATCAGGCTCTGAAGCAGCACtatgccacgcccacgccctcGCCCCGCCATCATGTGGAGACGAAACTCAATGGGGACTCGACGGCGGATAACTATGTGAATGTAAAGCCGCCGAGGAAAAATCTGCCGAGCAAAGCGGCGACATCAACGGGCACGGCGGCCCCAACGGAAGCCTTCTCGAATCCCAGCTACCAGCCACTGTCCGCCGTCAATGAGAAGGAGCAGCGAAGGTATTAAGGATGTTCCGGAGCCATTAGTTTAGGTCAAGGAACCTTAACAGgattagttggaattttagaGGGAATTGAGAGAGTTATTGAGAGAAATTGGgaatcaaaaacaaattataaattattgtatTAATTCCCTTTTTACAATTCCAACTGATTTGTGGAAGGTTTCTTTAGAAAAACAATACTACTTAGTGGCATTGTCCAGATTCTGATATAGCTTTAAGGCCCACCACACTCACACTCTCCATGTTATATACTTATTAATGCCATTTCATGTCTAGGTTTAGTCTAGCTCTAAGTGTATTTTGATCTATGTAAATGAACGACTTGAACTGTGTATATACTCAAATACAATGGGTATCGTATATCAACATTAATGAGTCCTAATCGGGGTTGAGTGGCATCAACTTGGTGTGATTGTGGTGTTCTCCTTGTTGTTTTCCAAGCGCATACGTCGCTCCTCTAGTTCCAGTTCCAAGATTTTGCTTTTCAGATTAAGATTCTTGAGCTCGAGGCGATGTCTCTTGGCGGATCTGGCGTTCTCATTGTTATAGAATCTCTGCTGCAGGCGAATGAGCTCATGTCTATCGGCCTCCAGGGATCGTTTGCTGTTGTTAGTGGGTGGGGTTATTGGGTCTTTTTCCGGTGAAAGCGGGGATAGGTTAGCCCATAGAAATTCCCCCTGAACTTCCTCCTGAACTTCCTCCTGAACTTCCTCCTGAACTTCCTCCTTAACTTCCTCCTCAACTTCCTCCTTAACTTCCTCTTGAACTTCCTCCTGAACTTCCTCCTGAACTTCCTCCTGAACTTCCTCTTGATCTTCCTCCTGGATAGGATTCTGGAATAAGGGTTTAGCttgaaaaaaaagttttattttgaatacaatttcaataaaaacctCTTCAATTTTCTCAGGTTTAATCTCAATTAAGTCATCTGtggaaaacataaataaagatAAGAGTTAAAGTTGCATATAGAAACTTCCCTTCACAACTAttatattattcttaaattttaatatatatattagcaaaaatattaaaaaaaacaaatataaataagcaaTCATGGCACCCAACTCACATTGattatcctcctcctcctccccgaCCTCATCATATACTACCGACACAAAACTACTGGGTGTTAGTTCAAAATCATCCAACTGATTGATGGGTTGACTGACCAACCGTCTGCCCTCCGTCTTGGTCTTGGTATTCATATTCTTGTACTTATCCTTGAGGGTCCGCCAAGTGCGAGGCATGCCGGTTTGGTGGGTGAACTTCTGGGCCAACTGCTCCCAGGCCTCCTTCTTCATCTGGCAGGTCAAAGCATCGGATTTCTTGTTGTCAATAATGGGTTTATAGGGCTTTAGCAGACGGAGTAGTATATCCTCCTCGGATGGCGAGAAGTTCTTGCCCCTTTGGCGGGTGCGCTTTTCCGACTGATTTTGTTTAGGCATTTTTTCCttagattttgttttgtttttttttttttaatttaaactaaattgagtttaaataaaacagaatTGACGTTTCGGTTTAGGGGCATCTGATggatattcaaaaaaataaacaaattcctAGTACAGTTAAAAAGGGTTTAAGCTAGTTCTCCAAATTTCAAAAGCTTACCTAAACCACTTATTTAATGTCcagagaaataaattaattaaagttttataatttgtgtttacttttttagtctttatttattaatttgatttattttctactgtgaaaaaaacaacataaaataaaataaaataataatattaagaaCTAAATAATCTACAAAGGACTCTGCACTATGAATGCTGCCCCATGAGACTTCGAGCGGAGGAGGAGTCCTGCCATAGATGGCTTGATCCCTGCTTTACTTCTTAAGGAAAAAGGTAAAACAAGGACTTAGCTttccattaaataatttacaaaatttaaaatcaacgGACTACCCACTTGCTAAAAAGCTAAAGCTTAGAGATGGCACTCAGTTAGGTTAATCGATAGTATTTACCCAATGCAAATATCGAATACCTATGTAAAATGAACACAAGAAtgtataaaaaagaaatggcaaataaacataaatagatatttaaaaaataaatcaaatttagaGCAAAATATAGCCAGTGAATATGCCTTTCATATTCCCATTTCCCAATACTAAAATATCGACTCACGTCCCATCACTAGAATGTATCGATAAGCCGCAAAAGTCGCAGTGAAAGAAAAAGTTTGTTGATTTGTTGAATTCCACGAAAGAGAGTGATTAATTAAGGAAACTAAAGCCAGCAACAAAATGATGGTATGTACACATGAAACCCAAGCCTAATCTCCCCGCCTCGAAGTTATTGATACCTTCAAGTGTTTCCATTGAGAGCTGCTGGCAGAGCCGTCCAAGAGACGCCTCTTGCACCGCGCACACAAAGAAAAGTCTTATCATGAAAATGGGCGTAATTAGAGTGTGAATTGATGTGTTTATTGCACTTACAGGACGGCACGGATGACTCAAACCTGCTGAACAGTCCCTCTGCGACCAACAACAATGGCTCTACCATGGAAATAGTCTCGCCCACCAACCCGCTGGCGAATCCTCTGGCCAGCCCAGCAGCGGCACCTGCCACAAATGGCAGTGGATCTGCCACATCGCCGGACAGCTCCTCATCCGCACCGGCCACGCCCGCTGCTCCCGTTGCCCTGGGCGAGAACGCCCTCCATGTGGAGATATCCGATGCACTGAGCGAAAAGGAAAAGGTCAAGTTCACAGTGCACACACGCACCACGCTGCCGGGTTTTGCGAAAAAGGACAATAATGTGGTGCGTCAGCATGAGGAGTTTGTGTGGCTGCACGATCGCATCGAGGAGAACGAAGACTATGCCGGCTACATTgtgagtttttaaattattaacatATATTTCTGATGCTGATAGTAATATCATGATATCCTGGCTAGATTCCACCCTGTCCGCCGCGTCCGGACTTTGATGCGTCGCGCGAAAAGCTGCAGCGTTTGGGCGAGGGCGAAGGCAACATGACCAAAGAGGAGTTCAAGAAGATGAAGTCGGAGCTGGAGGCGTAAGtgccttaatttatttaaaaaaaaaaatagaaaaggaGCTAACTTTGGGTATCCGGAGTTTGAAAACCCTTTCTTTTTGCAACTAGATCAGagaatcaatttttaatttaatatttaatatcataactaagtcaaaagtACTTATATCTTGATTTGAAAAACAGTTCTGTGCTGATTTTCattaggttaacaaatctgcttacaaaattaaattaaatatttatctataatattttctagTAATTTTTCGGAAAATCAAATCTTAAAAATGCAATAACTaaaccaaaaatgcattaaatttacTCCGGAAAGCTTTTTTGTGTTCGTTTTTATAAGgataataaatctgcatactagattaaattttattttaaaatcaaaatttttgaaaatttttgaaaattttaatgatgtaaccccttatcaaattttgaaaaaatggctaaaaaattgtttttcttcaaacaaggctaaatcgattcggcttttaatgctgatcaagaatatatatgatttgtagggtcggaaatgattccttcactACTTTTCTGGCTTcagactgaaattataatataaaatataataataaactatatttttactattttccAGCGAATACCTTGCTACCTTCAAAAAAACCGTCGCCATGCACGAAGTGTTCCTCCGTCGACTGGCCAGTCATCCCGTCTTTCGCGTGGACCAGCATCTCAAGGTATTCCTGGAGTACGATCAGGATTTGTGCGCCAAGCCGCGCAAGAAGATGGCCATTTTCGGTGGCTTTGTAAAGTCGCTGGGCAAGACCACCGACGAGATTCTGCTCAGCGCCACGGTGCGAGATGTGAATGATTTTTTTGAGAACGAGCTGCAATTCCTCACCGAATACCATGGGCATTTGCGTGAGGCAGCCATCCGTACAGAGAAGATGACACAGCGGCACAAGGATGTGGGCGATAGCCATCAGAAGATATCGAATGCCTTGACCCAGCTGTCGACCACCGAGAAGGGCAATGTGGAGACCTTTGTGGCCAAGACAGCAGAGATATTTGAGAGAATTAAGGTGGGtttgtaataaaagtttataaatgctTTATTTATTCGTTAAATTTCGTTTAGAATCTGGAGACCCGTGTGGCCAGCGATCAGGATCTCAAGCTGGGCGACACTTTGCGCTACTATCAAAGGGACAGTGATGCTGCCAAGGCCTTGCTAATCCGACGCCTGCGATGCCTGGCTGCCTATGAGACGGCCAATCGTAATCTGGAGAAGGCCCGTTCCAAGAACAAGGATGTGCATGCGGTAAGATGCGGGCAGAGCTTCTGTAACCCAAATCCTTTTTATAGACAACGTTTTCAACCCTTTTCAAAAATGTGGTTTCAGCGGGGCAATCAATTCTAACGCTTCACTAATTATAAACCAAAATATTAACTACCTTGTTTTTTCTCAACCACCTCACATTGCTCCGCTCTTCGTTCTCTGCTCTGCCTGTCCCTCTGCCCCCTcactctctctgtgtgtgtggcagcCCTTGGAGGTGCAAGAGGTATTTGGCATTTTAAGGTTTATTAACCGTCGATTTAGTAGATGTAAACAGCTGCATGCCCTCCATTCGTAATCACACACTCTAGCATGTCCTTGTTGTGGCACGGTGATTTTGAATCCAACTAATCTCATGTTTGGTTTTCAACTTAGGCTGAGACTGCCCAGGCGGAGGCCTGCGAAAAGTTTGAATCGATGTCTGCCTGCGGCAAGGAAGAGCTGATTGGCTTTCGCAATCGACGGGTGGCGGCTTTCAAGAAGAGGTGAGTCTGCCGAAGAGCCTTTAATGGGGGtatcttattttaaattcctATCACTATTGCAGCCTTGTTGAGCTCTCTGAGCTAGAGATCAAGCATGCCAAGACCCAGTATGAATATCTGCGCCAATCGCTGCTGGCGCTAAAGGAGATTGCCTGAGAGGACGAGGTGGTTAATGAATGAGTCCAGGAGATGGAAGTAAATCAATTGTTTAATTGCTAAGCAaacagtttattattattgccatTGAGTGCAACATTTATTATCttagccacacacacacacatgtattTGTATTGTAACGAATAaccatttgttttttgtgaaCACAGAGcgcttttatatatttgtgaaACAAGCATTCCTCTCTCTGAAGCATTAcctataaaatacatataaataaatggaaataaatgagAAAGTATTGTACAGAAGGCTAGATGTTTGTTATCAATCAACAGCACACTAACTTGGCATCGGTAGCCAGGCAACAACCAAGCGTTTCCCAAATTTAGTATACCCAGCAAAAGAGTTCTTactttaattcattttaaaaacccCTTGACCATGGATGACTTTGGCTGTTTTGATTACAAGCGCCCGGTTAGCCACAAGCAAACTGATTGGCGAACCTCTACGTATCGGGGTCATTACCATCTCACCGATCTGAGGATGGACAACAAGCTGAATGTAAAGTTTGCCGACAAGGACCTTTATGTGAGGGATCCGCTGCTGTCGGAGAAGCCCACCTCTGAAGCCATGGCCAATTATGTATGGCAGGTAAGACAACAAATCGTCAAAGGAGGTATCCTTCTCTAAAGGACTCTCCCCACCCCCCTTTCCAGTATGGAGATCCCTATGCCCTGAAGAATCCCTCGCTCAACATGAAGACCCAGTACATGAAGCCCTtcgagcaggagcagctgcgCTTTGTAAAGCGCCGCATGAAGCCCATCTCGAGTGTTAGCCACGACACCTATGTGCTCAAGGAAATGCCCGAGGAGCCGGAGGTGGTGGCCCCTGCCATGCCCACGCCCGTTAAAGCCACCAAGCTAATCATCGATCGTGCCGAGGAGGGCTACAGCAAGTACTTGGATCCCTCGGCCACCACCTACAATCTCTCGTATGTGCGGCTGAGTCCGGAGAAAATAAACGGTGGCGTGGGTGCCCACGACAATCTTACGTACTGGAACTGGTCGGAGAAGATGGTGCCCCCGCG
It contains:
- the Pvr gene encoding vascular endothelial growth factor receptor 1 isoform X10; this encodes MLLERMPWILWPILLLLGISRIEALPRPQFDLEDDPPSCGGENGAPLITPCKDNIKLEHRTNYTLLCEASEPVIWWINSEVHPGLTTFTNELDPTRPFGVRLDLLEVTADQVGAYFCIKESSLDQINLSRESDEEVREMVNQDQASSIYVYVNDPYNKLVPTDVIVLAHQYSDVVIPCKPAMPETEVLLHFNGDSYSSREVGRYDPKRGFTIEIRSVTDGGEYYCLPKTPYPDHDDENWTVLVSFIEADKPLPKPEIKSRARNHVFLHGNFTLVCEQSSTIELLSYSMEWITPPRDKSRITITTAEFDDKFKNSTHHLGRSTLTVTNAQPTDTGLYKCVVTETTNNKPQIVSYKIRVLAPNETYLNVNEPSNHYDVREFANKTIQMTATFEGFPEPTFSWLKPDGTEVWQTEHNFKIISTERSTTLQVLNAQLEDSGTYILRGTNTIQTVERPYNVSVIDGPALSMSDVYVQVGKVARLECTVRAYPPAIVTFFFRPCTLEPRWPTCSVLNQNFSSPKIQEEYQFQTKPRPGKLSIERIVEVSFRPTEPGILTCIAENLVDGKARRSQTKAHVLLGDIAENMTIYGLDEQRKIAKGDEENFTCEALAYHFDDKLRWLHDGVELEADERVTIETSKTEYSYKSTVHFSSITDEDRGTYECRAYHIMNSGDYGSREINVFVHDPRAPQWKYTNLNTHSKMERNLSQSLELVCRSEAVPLATVRWFKDGRELVETNLLHFPEGDTKLLITHLYPGDEGVYRCLVENRLGSIENSITVVLSNLPGISKGWIWFGVMLFLLLISLCAFLAVRYHKEHKRHLALKAAGLANFEEGAVGHINPDLTLDEQAELLPYNREFEFPRDNLKLGKQLGAGAFGVVLKGEAKGIRKEEPVTTVAVKMVKRTADNEVVRALVSELKIMVHLGQHLNVVNLLGAVTKNIAKRELMVIVEYCRFGNIQNFLLRNRKCFINQISPDTDHIDPNIMTQRFSENFDLHRDANGGGLKYANVGFPLHSYMNQLNSSYNNNTQPPPNHRRNSDNDPRSGTRAGRPGSGSATYSYDRQMDTCNTVMTTVPEDDQIMSNNSVQPAWRSNYKTDSTEAMSVTTVDLVSWAFQVARGMDYLSSKKVLHGDLAARNILLCEDNVVKICDFGLARSMYRGDNYKKSESGKLPIKWLALESLSDHVFSTYSDVWSFGIVLWEMFSLAKVPYPGIDPNQELFNKLNDGYRMEKPPYANQELYDIMLECWRKNPESRPLFNELEKRFATMLGEDVANHYLDLNNPYLQSNMEYMKNQQTDYLALMGSPDELAPSAPRYVNGHIVPDIRIEELPDDYMAMSPDSDAPPPPATAIFSPTRLEGEAASDFADFSSDTTTFNFPPGARHSPTLSNNMDISGASKPLRNKKNGLPTVDAADQAPEEIPMLHRRSAGSDEDEEGERRSPEQARRFNQALKQHYATPTPSPRHHVETKLNGDSTADNYVNVKPPRKNLPSKAATSTGTAAPTEAFSNPSYQPLSAVNEKEQRRY